From a single Bemisia tabaci chromosome 10, PGI_BMITA_v3 genomic region:
- the LOC109033397 gene encoding uncharacterized protein — MIGMKFRYRIIRCNCRHYVDYLKYGKTYGRWWDLSYNWMSDDCPLYAPFNSNSKVNTKEFTLYDKHKIPAELAPLDRQVDPPSAQDQRRRLESQTSSDSDSSYVWFNSGSFSDSSVQSTSPTRRRSTSSPNRRRASTRHKNASSPTLSPSHSRSKSSPSVRLSPNSRSSRGEV; from the exons ATGATTGGAAT GAAGTTCCGCTACCGGATAATTCGCTGCAACTGCCGCCACTACGTGGATTACCTGAAGTACGGCAAGACCTACGGACGATGGTGGGACCTCTCCTATAATTGGATGAGCGACGACTGTCCTCTATACGCCCCCTTCAACTCGAACTCCAAGGTGAACACCAAAGAGTTTACGCTCTACGACAAGCACAAGATTCCGGCAGAATTAGCACCCCTCGACCGACAAGTCGACCCACCCTCCGCTCAAGACCAGCGCCGACGCCTCGAATCCCAAACCTCGAGTGACTCGGACTCCTCTTACGTTTGGTTCAATTCCGGTTCGTTCAGTGACTCCTCCGTCCAAAGCACATCCCCTACACGACGTAGATCGACCTCTTCCCCCAATCGCAGGAGAGCTTCCACCAGACACAAAAATGCGTCAAGCCCCACTCTCTCTCCCTCCCACAGCCGTTCCAAATCATCTCCCTCCGTTCGTCTTTCGCCCAACTCGCGGTCCTCACGGGGTGAAGTCTAA